The following proteins come from a genomic window of Lolium rigidum isolate FL_2022 chromosome 5, APGP_CSIRO_Lrig_0.1, whole genome shotgun sequence:
- the LOC124656080 gene encoding uncharacterized protein LOC124656080 encodes MARGGGGGGGGGGWISLPAELIKEVSDRLPADVDQIHIHQVCSHWRASTAPLAACRPWIVAGHDHHRNHYSVVNPIGDHSFWLPRGGTRIQPRAHAPAGVPYCCGMPCGWLALTDDLRSPTRLILWDPLSQAEIPLPTLTTVAQVFLSGDPLTSPSWMAIASQKIPHVQLGQRLFFWRPGDAAWTSQLEYPNGRIEGAAFHHCRFYISTKNMTLDIFDLQQHPPKRFPRINLYPPLQARYRRVPGRPVPHVVAWNNQMLLVMVYRGLYNATVLAEVYSPDWAAQPLDLQEKVTDLGDYSLFLGRGDTLALSAKEFPAIRRNCVYFVEHDTAKHDRWLVVFDLVSNALERIPHPEEQREGGSKTSGWLGYSWFCPRRPFVQDQEPL; translated from the coding sequence AtggcacgcggcggcggcggcggcggcggcggcggcggctggatctCCCTGCCGGCAGAGCTCATCAAGGAAGTCTCGGACCGTCTGCCGGCCGACGTGGACCAAATCCACATCCACCAGGTATGTTCCCACTGGCGCGCGTCCACCGCCCCGCTCGCAGCCTGCCGTCCCTGGATCGTCGCCGGCCACGACCACCACCGCAACCATTATAGCGTCGTCAACCCCATCGGCGACCACTCTTTCTGGCTGCCCCGTGGTGGAACAAGGATCCAACCCCGGGCCCATGCCCCGGCGGGCGTTCCCTACTGCTGCGGTATGCCCTGCGGCTGGCTCGCTCTCACCGACGACCTGCGATCCCCCACCAGGCTCATCCTCTGGGATCCCCTCTCCCAAGCTGAGATCCCTCTGCCCACTCTCACCACCGTCGCCCAAGTCTTCCTCTCCGGAGACCCCCTCACCTCGCCATCGTGGATGGCGATTGCGAGCCAGAAAATCCCCCACGTACAACTGGGGCAGAggttgttcttttggcgtcctggAGATGCAGCCTGGACCTCTCAACTCGAGTACCCCAACGGCAGGATCGAAGGCGCCGCCTTCCACCACTGCAGGTTCTACATCTCCACCAAGAACATGACCCTCGACATCTTTGATCTCCAGCAGCATCCTCCCAAGCGTTTCCCGAGGATAAACCTTTATCCTCCTCTGCAAGCGCGGTATCGACGCGTCCCTGGGAGGCCGGTGCCGCACGTGGTGGCCTGGAACAACCAGATGTTGCTCGTCATGGTGTACCGTGGGCTATACAACGCCACAGTCCTCGCAGAAGTCTACTCTCCGGATTGGGCTGCGCAGCCCCTCGACCTCCAGGAGAAGGTGACAGATCTTGGCGACTACTCGCTCTTCCTGGGCCGAGGTGACACGCTTGCTCTCTCCGCAAAGGAGTTCCCTGCCATCAGGAGAAATTGTGTATACTTTGTGGAGCACGATACAGCCAAGCATGATCGGTGGCTTGTTGTCTTTGATTTGGTGTCAAACGCTTTGGAACGAATTCCCCACCCAGAAGAGCAGAGGGAGGGCGGCAGCAAAACCAGTGGCTGGTTGGGCTATTCTTGGTTCTGTCCCAGAAGACCTTTTGTTCAGGACCAGGAACCTTTGTGA